Sequence from the Candidatus Cloacimonadota bacterium genome:
TAGAATTCTTTGCCATCCAGATTGAGTACTTGCTCGTAATCCTCTATTAACGGTTCACGGTTGATGATATCGAACCTGCGAAAAATACTTTCTGCAAACATCCAATCTAATTCAGCGTTATCCTTAGGGGAAAATCCCATAACTTCTTGCCAAACTGTTTTATTTTCCATACAAAAATAGATAAAAGGTGGGTTTGCTATTTCAGAAAGTTTTTTATAAATAAATTTATATATTGGAACACGGACTGGTCTGGCATATCGCATTTTACCGTCATGTCCCCGCAACATTTCTCCGTAAATAATTTTCGTGTGCGGATAATGTCGATTGATTTTTTCTTTCATTTCAGGAGGAAATCGCAATGATCCCATACTGATCCAAACAATTCTATCCGGATTAATAATTGAGTAAAGTTTATCTATGAGATTTCCATAAATCTTTTTCCAATCCGGGTGGGCAAAGATCGGATCAAAATGGAAACCTACTAAGAATCCGGCTTCTTGGGCTTTCTTTGCTGCAGAAAGTCTTTCCTCAATGCTGGCAGTATTAGTCTCCTCAGCTTTAACAATTTCTGTAGGATTAAGCGACCAAGAGAAAACCGTATGATTTGCATGGTGAATTTTTATCAGTTTATCAATATTCGTAATTTTGGATTTAATTTCAAAAAGTACATTGGTTCTGTCTGCAAAATATTTTATCGCTTTTTCGGCAAAAAGACGCGAACCATACAATGCCAAACTGTCACCCAATTCGCCGGTTCCAATTCGGATGAAACGATTTTTTTGCTTGTCTAATTTTGCGCTCAGTTCAGAAAAAATGTTATCAAAATCCGTATAAATTATCGTAGCAGGTTGATTAAGATAAAATTGAAGAATGCAATAGGTGCAATTTAGGGGGCAGTTGATTGTTTGATTAATAATTTGATATCTACAACAGAGATAATCCGATGATGTCCCGGGACATCCTTTTACAATATCTCCTTTGGATTGAGCAAGTAAAAGGGTTTGCTTGGGATGAAACGATTTTGGAATCTTATTTATATCTTTGGAATTATTTAGAAGTTGCGTCTCGCAATCTGAATGAAAATCCAAAATTTTATGAGTTATTTGATCGTTTAAAGCGGATTTTGTTACAAAAATATGTTTTATTTTCATTATGATTTTTTGGAGTGAAATATCCCCCGATGAAATATGAAAATAGATTTCACAGGGCAGGCGTGATATTTCAAAATCCAAGTATTATGCGAAAAATTTTTTCAATTCTTCTTCATTGTTTTTAAAAAAATTAACACATTTTACCAGATCTTTTGCTGATTTTATTTCGCAGTTTATCTTGAAGTTTTTCGTCTCAAGAGTTTTGTCAGGGATGATTTTCACGTTATTTGGTGCATCCAATTTATTTATTTTTTCTGCTATTTGAAGACGATATTTTGAGATAGTCGGGTAACGTGCATTGTAGATTTTTTGCCTGATTCCCGAAAGTGTATTTTGGTTAGGTGCTTTCTCAAATATTTCAAGTAGATGCAAATTTTCTATAATTTGTTCAAAATCTATCTCGTCTCGCCGAGAAATTTCAGACAGGTTTGTGGAAATTTCGTGAAAAATGCTCAATGAGGGATTTGTCTTTGAAAGAATTTTTGCCAAAATTATTTGCTTTGATTTTGTTAGTTCGGAGTAAATTTTCCACATTTTAAGCGGTGCGTTTTTCGTTATTAAAAAATTGGAAACAATCGGGACAATCTTTTGGATAGAATAATATTGCTGAATAATATTTGTTTTTGGAGGGATTCCCAAAGGGTTGCAAAATTTTTGTGCGATTGCTTTGTTATCAAAACCATGTTCGACAAGAAGAAAAATTATCTGAGAGATTTCGAGGATATTCAGATTTTTTTCTTGTTTGACATAATATAAAATAATTGAAATTATTTTTTCTAAAGGCATGTTTTGGGGAAGTATGTATGCGGGAATTTCGAGTATTTTTTGCTTCTGAAACAATTCTAAAAGTTGAAATCCAGAGACGACTTTGTATCCATTGTTAGATTCGGTAACAATAATTGGTTTTACAAACAGTAGAGAATTTTCGGGTTGAATTTTAGAGGTATCAATTTTACAAAAAATATTAAACGTTTTGTCAGATGAGTTGCATTGAGAAATTTTAAGATTTGCTAATTTATATGAATTCATTGTTTTCCCATTTCTTTTGACCGAATAAATTTTGCTTAATAAAAATATTAACCGCCGAATGTAAAAATCCTTGAATTTTATGCAAATTATTCAGGAATTCCTTTTTGCTTAGTGGTTCTGCATGGTCACTGATTATTTTGAGCGAGAAAAAAGGAATTGAATCTGCCAGACAAATATCTGCGATAGCATAGGCTTCCATATCCACAGCCTGAGATTGCGTGAGCGATTTCACCATTTTCGTTTGCTTCCGATTTACAACCGGTTTTAATGAAGTGAAAAGTTCCCCTCTTTTCCAATCTTCAGGGATATAATAAAAATTAGCAAAAGGATTTTTGATAGTAATAATTTCATTGTTAAATAGCTTTGAAAAGGCTGTTGCAAAAAAAATATCACCGATTTTAAATCTGCTATCCAAACTGCCGGCAGTTCCGATGTTTAAAACAAAATCATAAACATTTTTTTTAACCGTATAAGAAAATTCTCTTCGGGTTTTCTTCATTCCCAGTCCGGTTTTCAGAAAAGAAAAAGCCACATTTTTTTCTTTAGAGAATTCCGTGTTTATGAATTTTTCCAAAGGTTGTAATTCTTCATTTAGAGCTGCTGTTATTAATATTTGCATAGAAATAAAAATTGGATTTGCGAGAATAGTGTCAAGAGAAGCACAAAAAAAGCCGATTCACATTTTGGGAATCGGCTTTTTTTCTAAATCAAATATTTATTACTTCAATAAATTGGGATTCTTTAATTCAACTCTATCTTCTGTTTTGAAGTCCGGGAAAGTTTTTCTGTTTTTCATGTTGTTATAAGATTTTCCGGTTTTATCCCATCCTTCAACATAAAACACAGATGTTTCATCAAGAGTAATGATATTGTCAAAAGTAGTATATTCTACTCCATATTCATCAATTGCAAGAATATCCCAAGAACCCGGTGATACAGTCCAAAAAGTGAATTCACCTGGATAGAGAATGCCATCTAAATCATTTTCTCCCCAAGTTGGATCTTCACTTGGTGATAGATATACTTCTGTAATATTTGTAAACAACATATCATTATGAAATTCTATTCCGCCGCCGTCTGGCTCAATGACGAAATTTGTTATCGAGCCACCTGTAATAGTTTCGATGCTCGTGTTGGTGAAAACGTGATAACCGGAATAATCAATTTGCGTATTAGTTTGCTCATATTCCAACATATCATAGGTCCATTGATCCGTTTGATTTGCGGTAAGCGTATTTAAGTCTCCCTCATCAAGAAAATACCAAACTTCACGGGAAGAATTGTTTGTCAAATGCAGCTCTCCATTTTCTTGGACTACCGTATATTCGGTAGTATATCCTGCTTCTAATTCAAATGTTGTAGAAATGGCGTTGCCAACAACAATGCCGTATTCAACATTCACCTGAATTGTTTCATCAGGATCAAGATCCCATGTGTATTCTACATACTCGTTTTGATTCAAGGTTGTCTGCGATCCATTATCTACAGACACCCAAATACTAAATGAAGCACCGTTAATTATCTTTAGTCTTCCTTCTTCCGAATCATCTACGGTAACTTCGCAACCGGTTACGATAAATATTGCGATGGATACTTTTAAGGGTGACTGTCCATAGTTAGATTTTTGCCAATTTATAATTGAAATATCTATTTATAACACAAGCAGAATAATGCTTTTCGGTCTAATGATCCTTTTGAAAAATTTTAGAAAAATGGTAACAGGATAGATATATCTCAAGCAAATCTTGACATAAAATCACACTTTCCAATTTTTTTAAAAAAATCGTCGAGTGATGCACTCTAAACTTTTTTACGGCACGATGTATCACCTTTAGGGTTTGGTTGGAAACGACCATTCCTCCCGCGTTTGGAAAGGCGAAGTTTTACAATCATTTTGCCTTCCAAAATAAAAATTTATTTTGGAGTATTATTTGTGCAATTTTTTTATCAATGTTTATCTGCTTAACATCCGAAATCTACGAAGTGTTCTGAAATGAATTTTCTAAAAAAGTTTTCAACCCTCGATCTGCTTTATATCTCCATTTTAAGTGCTTTGGGTTTGGCAATCAAACCAATCGTTACT
This genomic interval carries:
- a CDS encoding radical SAM protein encodes the protein MKIKHIFVTKSALNDQITHKILDFHSDCETQLLNNSKDINKIPKSFHPKQTLLLAQSKGDIVKGCPGTSSDYLCCRYQIINQTINCPLNCTYCILQFYLNQPATIIYTDFDNIFSELSAKLDKQKNRFIRIGTGELGDSLALYGSRLFAEKAIKYFADRTNVLFEIKSKITNIDKLIKIHHANHTVFSWSLNPTEIVKAEETNTASIEERLSAAKKAQEAGFLVGFHFDPIFAHPDWKKIYGNLIDKLYSIINPDRIVWISMGSLRFPPEMKEKINRHYPHTKIIYGEMLRGHDGKMRYARPVRVPIYKFIYKKLSEIANPPFIYFCMENKTVWQEVMGFSPKDNAELDWMFAESIFRRFDIINREPLIEDYEQVLNLDGKEF